Part of the Zingiber officinale cultivar Zhangliang chromosome 8A, Zo_v1.1, whole genome shotgun sequence genome, AATGTAATCGAATTacataatatttattttgtaatccagattataaaacttcactaccttttgtaatccaaattacattacattataaatttaaaattaaaccaaacaaaataataccTTATAATGTAATCAAACATATTACACCCTACCATATAGCCTAATAAAAAAACAtgctattttttataattaaatttcatataaataaatttattcatgACCACGAAACTTAACAAATTGAGCTAACCAATGTTTAAActcatttattttatatatcaaaACATCTTCATAGAAAACCTGCATACATGTTCTATGAAAGTAAAATAAACCTGAAAACATCTTCATAgagataaattataaatttgCTAACAAAATTAACAGCAATCACAAGTTCAACTTGCAGACACCAACATGAAAAAAAGATGTAATTGAGTTCATCATTCCTTCAGCAAAAGTATCAAAAAGATCTTAAACACTTAATTCAACTATCAAGATGGAAAAGTTCAGATGTTTTTAGCAAAAATAGTCCAAAGGCATTGAAGGAAATCAATCAAGCCTATCTTAAACGTATGAGTAGGGGAGCTGAAAAGGATCTAGTAGAAAAAGCCAAGAACTTTGCCGCCAGCATTCTTTCTTCTTGCCTCTTCATGATCCATGATTCCCGCAGATGTTGTCAGCACAATGTAACCAAACTGTATGATAGTTAGATGGAATCTACCATTAACAGGgagaaatgaaatggaataacTATTCAGGAACTGGAGACgaaaacaaaggaatcaagcaaaTTTACCTGGCGAGATGGAAGCAGCCTGGCTGTCCAAGATTCGATCTCTTTGACACCCACGTCGAAGCGGGGACTAATAACACCACATTTGTTCAGCCTGCCATTCAACTCGACAACAATTTTACCAGAGCGGTGGTCATCCACATATTCAAACTCACCAATGTAGCCTGCAAATCCATAAACATAAAAAATTTACCAAACTGAAATGGTTGAAGCATCAGAACAATGATGTTGGCCAAGCACAAACCATGTTTCTGCATAACAAGAAGAAACTTGATTATCACTTTCGAGGAAGGTCTAATCATGACCTGCCTCTTTCCGCGCTTCTCAGCATTGTACATGCTCTTGAGAGCATCATTCAGGACACTGACTCTCACCATCCTGATTAATTCTGCAGAGATGAGAATAATCATCTTTATATGCAGATTTAGTCTAAAAAATTTCACCACTAATCAatacctcaaaaaaaaaaaaaaaaaaggattccTCATGCTATAACCTAATAACATCTTAACAGTTAGCTAAGCAATGTACTCAGtaatctaagtttaactcaacAAGCTAGATTAAAAGGAAGCATAAAGCATCTAAACGGTAAGTAACCATAGCAGTTCTTCCAAATGTAATCTGCAACATAGCAGATCCTACATATATTGATAATCAAAATAACTTCACGAAAAGAGGCTGAATCATGGTCGGATCTTCACCCATGAAGGCTTGGAGAAGTAACCATATAGGTTATAATCAACTAAATTTAggttattttttatgattttcatcaattaaatgaaaaaaaaaactttcatccAAGAGAGTGTTTTAAAGGAACAAAATACTTAcaatttgtagattgaaagaattGTGACAATAATTACAACCATAAAATTCTTAATCGCCGGTAAATAATAGCGCAGGTAATATTGAAGAGATCAAAGACACGGCAAACGATTTAGTTATCAACATACAAAAGAAATTGAAGGCCTTCAGTATACAGATCGAAAAATTATTCTCAGCAAGACAAAAGAAAACCTTTGTTAATATTCAAAGGAAAATATAAAGAATACGCACACATATGAAGAATAAACACCAACAACCCATACCACAAATGCTGAAAAACCAGAACGATCTATGAGAAGAAGATCCTTCACCTCGACGGAAGAGAGATTCCGGAATAAAAAGTAGATAAAGAACACACCTTGCTAAATGAACTGCGGTGTCTGCAACGAGAACACCACGCAAAACCCTAACCGGAAAGAGAATCAAAGGAAAGCGGCGTTTTCTCCCTGTTAGACTATAAAAAAGAGTTGGATCGTGTCGTCATCCATGCCCTAAAAATCATTTATAGGCCTTTCTGGCCCAATCTTGTTGAAGTTCTCAAAACGGACCGGCCCAAAGTAGCTATATGGTGCACCTTCTTTAGTTGCAGGTGTGATGCACGTGACCATCAAACCTTAAAATACATAGGGTTCTTGCCCATGAAATGTTTTTTTATCATTTGCAGAGATCGACTTTTTGAATAtgtataaattataatttaaatttatctaataaatgAACTAAAATAATTTAGctatcaaatattaaaaaaaaattactctaATAACATTGTATTTGTTCGGGATTTTTTTTACTAAggtactcttgtagtgtccaaagATACTCTCAGATAATGGAAATAAAGAGATGTTCCTATCAAATTAGAGTATCTATAAATATTACAGTTTGATGATAACGACGACGAAAGATTTATAGTATctcgataaaaaaatatatatacagaATCATAATTTCACTTAACCTCATTAACTATCCCGAGATGACTAATCTGACTCTATAGAAATTTTTTACCGGTCACAAGAATAAATCAAAAAGCGCACACGGTAGTCAGTCCAGAAGCTCGGCATCCTTTGGATATGCTCCtcatttggaagaaaaattcttacaaatacggCATAGCTAAGATTCGAACTGCGAGTGTCTGGGTGACAACCTAGATGTCCTACCGCGACACCATGACCCCGGGGACACCGACTATCGTCTGCTCGCTGGACACTCGGCCGTCGCCCACCCACCGTTGGCGACCGCCCACTGACGATGGCCTCCGGCTGTTGGCCCAAACCAAAACTACAACCTATGGGAAATCTGAACCCCGGGAGTTCCGGTGCGATTCTGACTGCGATCCAGTCGGAATCCGATCGCGACCGGATTCCAACCGATCCCATCTAGATTCCGACTGGATTGTTGCTAGAATCCGACCGGATCATGGCCATAATCAGCAGTGCTGCGTCTGCTAGTGTTGCAACTAATTCTGGCCACGAAACGATCGAATTCGGACCGGATCGCGGCTAAAATCAACAGTGCAACTAATTCTAGCCATGAAATGCCCTGATTTTGGCCACCATCCAGCCAAAATCCGGCCGCGATCCGACCTAGACATGATTCAAGCAtctggtcgtgccatttggcatggccagaGCCGATCAATCTCGGCCACAAGTGGTTggttgtgccaaatggcacgaccccTTCTCTGCTGCTGGCTTCTTGGTCGTGCCATAAGGCACGACCAGAGCTAGTTTGGCTCTGTCCACATGGCCAAGTCGTGTGGTTTGACATGGCTAAAGCAGAGCAACTCTGCTTTGCCTCATCTTGGCTATGCCAATTGACACGACCCCTCATTCAGAACTACACTTTGAAGTTTACGATTGTGCCTCAAGGCACGACTAAGTCTAATTTGGCTCTGGAAAATGACATGAAAAGCTTTTGGTCGTTCTCTGGGACACGACTTATCTCTCTTCTTGTGCTATTCTTCTCTCTGGTCGTGTCATTTGGCATGACCATATCTTCTTTGCTTCCTTGGTTGTGCCTTTGTACATGGCCACCATCTAAATCTTCTTCTCGTCATGCCTCAAGGCATGACCATGCCCAGTTTGGTTATGAAATAATATGAGACTCCAATCCTTACTTCATTTGATCTTCATTTGCGTCTTTAACATTCTTTTCCGTTATAAATTATTCCTAGATTTAAAATAAGCAATCGAGCATATCTCTGGATGCAAAGTAATAATTATGTtgaaatatgataaaaaatggtgcaaaagcatagatTATAACCAAATGAATACAAAAAGATGTGCATTAAatgatataaaataatatatataatctacgtacatcaaaGCATCAGCCGAACAACGGCTATAAACACAAATATCGACGAAAACATCAAccgagcggcggctataaacctGAGCATAAGGTAATTTGAGAGTCGAACGGTGACTATAAATCCTTGAACCTCGATAATCAACTAGTCAAGCGATGACTATAAACTCTGGATAGTCAATACtcaatagtcgagcgacgactataaatctcGTTCAACAGTCGAATGGTGGCTATAAAACCTAGCAGGTGTCATCGAGACTTTTGAATAAAACGTAAGTGTCAAACACTCCTAACCTGATTAGGAGAATCATAAGTAGGCGGGGAGGAATCTTATCATGAAAGAAAGAGGGATACTCGCCCTGATCGAGCCAAGCACTCGTTCTTATTTTATATAACAGAGTGTCGCTCGACTGTGGCTCATGGGATCCAAATTACTACATGTGGTAACTAAGTTAAATGGAATTCTCTGAATCGTCGAGCGGGGACACATGGATTAGTGCTTGATAGATTTGAGGATGAAACACTATACGTAACCGAACAGGAGGACATTGACTCACACGTGGAAGACTTCGAGAGTGAGGCGCTCTATGTGCAGGACGGAGAAGCATTGATTCATATATGGAAATTTTTACAAAATGCTTAAGGAAATAAAAGTAGCTGACAAGAAACTTAAATGGAAATCTACTCCAAATCGACAACAGCTTCCTCGGGGAGCGAGGCCACGAGCTCATCCTTCCAAACGAAATCAACTAAGAAATCAATAGGCAAATTTCCGCCATCCTTTAGTTGTTGGACGGTGTCAACTATGCCAAGATCGAAAAGCCATAGAATCCGATAGGAGAAGAGCTAGTTGAAGCCCTCCGAGCGGAGATACTTAACTCAGAAGTCCTCGAGCCAAGCGGGCTCGTCTTCTTGAAGCTTAGCCATCTAGGGCTTAGACACTTCCAGCTCGACCTTCAGAGACTTCATCTTGGCATCTTGATCAAGGATTTCTATTGCTCCACCGATCGGCTCGATTGCTCTTACGCCAGAGTTGTCTTTGTTTTCTAAGTTTCTTCTCCAAGGCCCGAGCCTCTAGATTTTTCTTCTCCAGGTCCTTTATTGTGCGGAGTTTCCGGGTGTTTGCTAATTTGACCTTGGAGTCAAAGTCCTTGGCTTGCTTGTTGAGTCGCTTGAGCTGCTGAGCCTACTCCTAGCTCTTCATTCTCTCTATTAATAACGCTCGCTTGGAGGCCACTAGTTGCTTAGATGGTTTTTCTAAATCCTCCTTTAGTTGAGCAACCTCAACAGTGAGTGTTTCAATAGCAGCTCGGGACACGCTTGCTCCATCGATCGAGGCCCCTACAACTGCTTATTGTTGTGCTTAAGGAAGGCTAGCCACTGACACAGCATCAGACTCTCCACCTAGTATTACAAAAGGTGTGAGTCAGCATATCAGCGCAGCAAAGGCAATTGGGAAATGCACCATGGTGGATTTCTCAGTGAAATCATTAGCCAGCTTCTCGAGCAGAATGACCATCGCCTTGCTCTGGGCGGTCGTCCAGGTCTGAACTAAAAGACCCTGAATGTGAATCGTATGCTCGGATGATCGGGGTGTGTCATTGTCGAGGGAGCGTCAGGTATCAGTGGGCAAGCGGATCAGAGCTGTGATGTGTCTATGGCCGACCGGGTCAGAGGGCTCTGAAGTCACCTAGCCCTTGGACATGGACTTTGAGGGACGGATGGTGGAGACAGGGGTCTCCAAACTGGCCGATGGAGGAAAGAAGGAAATCGACTATGCCAAAAGTACGCTGGTCGACAGTTCGAGTAAGGAGGAAGTACGATTGGAAGGAGCGTTGATAAAACAACTGTTCTCTCGGGAACTGAGGAAGACGAGCTCTTGCCCCGCTCGGATGGAGGTCGGGAAGTAGGCACTTCCCTAGGCGCAAGCGCCAAGGTTCCAGAGCAGGAGGTCCTCTTTGAGTGAAGTCTCTTTCTCCTCTATCGTAGAATTATTGGCTCGCCAGAACTCGTTGAGTCGATTGGCAGCGACTCAGATGGTACAACCATCAAGACCATGGTGGGCTGCTcaaaaggaagctctcttgtgGTAGCGGTTGCACTTCTCCCTGCCGCTCGGCTCGCCTCACCAGTCTTATCAGCTAAACTTCCAACCGGCATAAGCCCGTGATTCTCCAGCTCAGCAACTCCATGAGCATTGATCTCGGCGATGGAGAGCTTGCTTTTGCCTCTCAGCATGGACTTCAACATGACTTCAATTGCAAAAATGAAAGAGAAATTAGTTAGATTTTAAGGCGACATAAGAAGAAATAGTTTACCTAATGAGCTGGAAAGCCGTGAGCGAAGGGGACTCAATCCGAAAACGTATAGAATGCCTTGGTGCAGTAGCTTATGTATGTGATACTTTTGACCGGCAAGATGAGTGACCATCTCGGGGTAGGTTGGCTCCCAGCGATACTAGCGCAGAGTGGGAAGCTTCGTCAACTCCATCTGCCAGTCGATCGAGAATGATGACCACTCGGGAAGTCGAACAAAAAAGTAGTgatccttccagtgtttgttggaagaagacattttatcaaagaatacACAGCCCACTCGGGCCTGTAACAGAAAGGTTCTGGTCTCAGAGAGCTtaggatagtaaaaataatggaaaaTGCAAGGGGCGAGCGGGATGCCATATAGGTGGAATAAAATTACCACCACACATAGAAacctaaaggagttcgacactaactGAGGTAGAGGAATATGAAATATCTACAGGCTGCAGGGAagaaagtgttggaaccccaaggttgttttggtgtgattaacaagttaagttaggtcctgtgttgttttaaccttgtgtctaagtgtgcaggagcttaggaacacaggtactcgagcggaagacgcagctagcgagaaggacggcacgcggtgcgttcgagggacgaggtgttgcggaagagtaccccggtggacgagaaagaagcgtgtggtggttctgagggacgaaagctggagcggaagattgctcggggagcaagagacgcagctagcgagaaggtcggcacggggtgcgaccgagggaggaagactgcggatgagtacgctagtggacgagaaggaaacacgcggcgattccgagagacgagaagccggagcggaaggctgctcgagaagaccggaaattaggttcgggtgaggcATATTccagatgacagagatcacccaagcgagtggatccggagcagaagacccggatcgaggcgggactgaaccagagaagaggtcccggacaaaaagtcaacaattgttgactttttgctccggggcgcccggagcagtccggggcacccgaaatggctccgggcgcccgaaccaataTTCTTGACCAGAATGCGTCCAATGcattctgaacgttgggggataaagttttatcctcccagggcacccggaatccttccaggcgccccgaccaaggctataaatatagccttggtccagaagcttttcaacgaattCTTGTAGTttatttccaacgcttgtgtgctttagtttagtgttaagcttctgttttctgcgcttcattgctgatcctgtctggaagctgagaagatgaacctgccggaatgacgtgtctggaaggttgaccgcatccccatgacccggctgatgatctgtccgctgcgttgaccagatcttcagaagtcctcctccggtcaactgtacctgtatccagcgaccgggttcccccggtctctggtacctcggtgctcgaggcgaatcccacagacatTTAAGTAACCGCATAATAGTATAGTGATAAAATGAACAGATACTGAATATGAGAacttaccctggcccaggggggcgccctcggatggatgggtgaGCTGATCGCGGGGCTGATCTAATCGTCGTGACCACAAGAGATATGTAAACGTCCATCGTATGAGTAGCTGGCTCCTGATCATGTAAATGACCCAATAGTAGTAATGAGAGTCATAATGTCCGGCACTATGCGTATATCATATTCCATCACGAAGCTACAGTAGACTCTGTAGCAACCAAGAATAAGGCTGTTAGATCATGCGACTTCACTGAAAGTCCGGCGTAGGTCCTCTCTTCGATGAGCTTATAAAATAAAGACAGAGATCCTTAGAGCGTGAATGGCCTCGTCGGCGACAAACAGGTTGTCGTGGTCGTGGATGATGAAGCGAAGGAAGACGAGGGCGCCGTGCCCGCCACTACAGAGAGGAACACCTTCACCTTCGGCGACTGCCACTTCATCCATGTTACCACCACATGGATCGGCCGCCTCACCCCTCTGTGTACACCTCCACAGTGGTGTTCGGGCAAGGGGAAGCCAACTTTGGCGGAGGCTCCGGCTAGAGGAGAGGCAGCGCCTCTGTTCCGGCGGGCGGCGACTGGTgaaggaggagaggagtggccGGTCTATCCGTCGGCGTCATCgcaaggaggagaagggaaaTGGCGGCCGGCGGCGGCTGGTGTCGGCGCTGGTGAGGGGGGGAAGAAGAAGTGCGGTGGCGGCGGGCTCAAAAACACGAACCCCCCTTCTGTGGTGAACCGTGCCCAGCTTTAAAACACAACCCTATTCTTGTTAAGTGACCAAACTGCCCTTTTTTCCCCTTCCTAATTACGTCCGAGCCATCCCCATatatccgcatcacaagcctccccttcaagtctagtcgaaggaggcgttagtccgactgactggacagtcaaTCGCAAAGAGCTGAATCActctcgatgtcaaagccaaATCGCTGAACCGATAATATAATGTCCCTCGAGCGGTCGTTATAATAATGGTCGTAGGAGATGGTAACGATACCGAGCGGATCAAGTCGATAATCGGCCCGAGGCCGAGCGAACGACAAAACATCAAATAAGCGACAAAACAACAAGCGCATGACGAGTGCAAGCATAGCAGACCGAACAACACGCTGGACAACAGGTAGACCGAGCGGACGAGCGATGCCTAGTACGCGACCATGAAGATACCGACCAGATGATCGAAGTGcagccgatcggatggatagatgctagacggacgctgtcgtgcgagcgatcgaaatgacggtgatcggtcggataaatgccgggcggacgataccgcgcgtgcgaccggaatgatgtcgatcggtcggataaatgtcgggcggacgataccgcgcgtgcgaccggaatgatgtcgatcgatcggataaatgtcgggcggacgataccgcgcgtgcgaccggaatgatgtcgatcggtcggataactgccgggcggacgataccgtgcgtgcgaccggaatgatgtcgatcggtcggataaatgccgggcggacgataccgcgcgtgcgaccggaatgatgtcgatcggtcggataaatgccgggcggacgataccgcgcgtgcgaccggaatgatgtcgatcggtcggataaatgccgggcggacgataccgcgcgtgcgaccggaatgatgtcgatcggtcggataaatgccgggcggacgataccgcgcgtgcgaccggaatgatgtcgatcggtcggataaatgccgggccgcgacgactgctcgaccccgaacgggggagatagatgatcaTGAATATGGTCTGTGACCAGTGAAGGCCGCTCAACCCTGAACGGGGGATATAGACATATGATGTGCTGGTCCGCTGAACCGGTCCGAAACCGGTGATGATCGCTtgaatataatcctcccggccgatcggctcgggggtcttcgccatcgagcctcgTCAGATATAATCCTCCGTTTGGTCGGCTCGGGgttcttcgccatcgagcccggctcgtatataatcctccctgccggctcggggtcttctccatcgagcccgtggcagccacgggctcgtatataatcctcctccgccgtcggctcggggtcttcgccatcgagccctggctcgtatataatcctcccggctgctcggctcggggccATCGAGCCCgcagctcgtatataatcctcccgctACTTGGCTCGGGGTCTTACCATCGAGCCGTGAGCCacggctcgtatataatcctccctcggctcggggtcttcgccatcgagccgtGACGCTGggctcagatataatcctcccagcggctcggggtcttcgccatcgagccccggctcgtatataatcctccctgTCGGGGGTCTCGCCATCGAGCCTGGCTCAGTATATAATCCTCCCGTGCTCGGCTCGGGGTCTTATCATCGAGCCGTGGCACTCACAGGGCTATATAATCCTCCATTGCTTGGCTCGGGGTCTTATCATCGAGCCCGTAGAAGCTacggctcgtatataatcctcccggccggtCGGCTCCGCCATCGagccctggctcgtatataatcctccacTGCTCGgccggggtcttcgccatcgagcccgtagcagctatgggctcgtatataatcctcccggccgaacggctcgggggtcttcaccatcgagcccctggctcgtatataatcctcccggctgctcgactcgagggtcttcgccatcgagcccctgg contains:
- the LOC122009517 gene encoding 40S ribosomal protein S15a-1, whose translation is MVRVSVLNDALKSMYNAEKRGKRQVMIRPSSKVIIKFLLVMQKHGYIGEFEYVDDHRSGKIVVELNGRLNKCGVISPRFDVGVKEIESWTARLLPSRQFGYIVLTTSAGIMDHEEARRKNAGGKVLGFFY